The Ciona intestinalis unplaced genomic scaffold, KH HT000074.2, whole genome shotgun sequence genome window below encodes:
- the LOC100184155 gene encoding derlin-2-like: MAHVPFQQEYLQIPTITRAYTTACVLTTIAVQLEVISPFQIYFNPDLIFKHYQIWRLVTNFLFFGTFGFNFLFNMIFLYRYCRMLEEGSFRGRTADFVFMFILGGIIMSIFGLFVNLVFLGQAFTILLVYVWSRRNPYVRMSFFGIITFQAPYLPWVLIGFSLMLNNPIIVDGLGIACGHIYYFLEDVFPKQRGGFRLLHTPRVLKYLFDAPTNVDDYAPLPEAERPGGFAWGQGGMAGGQEGVAGGQEGVAGGQEGVAHGDIQEED, from the exons ATGGCTCATGTTCCGTTCCAACAAGAATATTTGCAAATACCAACGATAACAAGAGCTTATACAACAGCATGCGTATTGACTACCATTGCAGTC CAACTTGAAGTGATATCTCcgtttcaaatttattttaacccGGACTTGATATTCAAACATTACCAAATATGGAGACTTGTTACCAACTTTCTCTTCTTTGGAACTTTTGGATTCAATTTCCTTTTCAACATGATATTTCT ATACCGATATTGTCGGATGTTGGAGGAAGGTTCGTTTAGAGGAAGAACggcagattttgtttttatgttcaTTCTCGGGGGAATTATCATGAGC atatttggtttatttgtAAACTTAGTTTTTCTCGGCCAAGCTTTCACCATATTACTTGTATACGTATGGAGTCGAAGGAATCCTTATGTGAGGATGAGTTTCTTCGGGATTATAACTTTCCAG gcaCCGTACTTACCGTGGGTTCTTATCGGGTTTTCTCTGATGTTGAATAATCCGATCATCGTTGACGGGCTCG GAATCGCGTGCggacatatttattatttccttGAAGATGTTTTCCCGAAACAGCGGGGGGGGTTCAGGTTGTTGCACACACCTCGTGTATT aaaatatttattcgaTGCTCCGACCAACGTCGACGATTACGCACCACTACCGGAAGCAGAGAGGCCTGGAGGGTTCGCGTGGGGTCAAGGGGGCATGGCAGGGGGTCAAGAGGGCGTGGCCGGGGGTCAAGAGGGTGTGGCTGGGGGTCAAGAGGGTGTGGCACATGGGGACATCCAGGAAGAAGATTAg
- the LOC100184962 gene encoding uncharacterized protein LOC100184962 → MNNTVLEPPYSKPYWLASEVGIWVCTLSFVYLLLGCALYLASFGKDKKKVTTEQKLLRICVFSSCFALARMVSDHTVAFVGWRNNTTCIRTVNVSTALYAPSIYSIYVFLWFRQNEFYSNPILKHLANKHLIRFSRVTILLLFIAGFAVTVLFQIPEVTGWDFKATPSGCIDVADIADIEALPTILVVITIVGQVALLGLLVYPILVTKKNQQQMTSSRSVTSPKVDRSRPLLQQAIVGRMRERGSVGMDAARKSSDVIDDVGSSDDDISHSELCWSEGESTDCESQAGDITMHGSTRGHRFTRRDGGSPAPRRVASLGSPKRIKVRKLRRTPRKSSMRKREQKLTILIKKVSILASICVASDVTATILQIMISLPELVYFFIFDVNLLINTVCVLLSFKQWRKIFFPRFTPPTPQPHDPPSSGGNTTNTHLPNHDPHGRNLDNVSIRSGLSTHTEMIVMSRSGTPEVHDVTRV, encoded by the exons ATGAATAACACTGTGTTAGAACCTCCGTATTCCAAACCATATTGGTTAGCATCAGAAGTCGGGATCTGGGTTTGTACATTAAGTTTTGTCTATTTGCTGCTCGGTTGCGCGCTTTATTTGGCAAGTTTTGGGAAAGACAAGAAAAAAGTGACAACAGAACAAAAGTTACTGCGGATTTGTGTTTTTAGTTCTTGCTTCGCGTTGGCGCGTATGGTGTCGGATCATACGGTAGCTTTTGTTGGATGGAGGAACAACACAACATGTATACGGACGGTCAACGTCAGCACTGCTTTGTATGCGCCAAGTATTTATTCTATCTATGTCTTCCTGTGGTTTCGACAAAACGAGTTTTACTCCAACCCAATATTGAAACACCTCGCCAACAAACATTTGATTCGGTTCAGCCGCGTCACAATCCTTCTATTGTTCATCGCGGGGTTCGCGGTGACGGTGTTGTTCCAAATTCCAGAGGTTACAGGATGGGACTTCAAGGCGACACCTAGCGGTTGTATTGACGTGGCCGACATCGCGGATATTGAAGCCCTCCCAACTATCCTTGTCGTGATAACTATCGTTGGGCAAGTGGCTCTGCTGGGGTTGCTTGTCTATCCAATACTTGTTACAAAGAAGAACCAGCagcaaatgacgtcatcgaggagtgtgacgtcaccgaaG GTTGACCGATCCCGCCCGTTGTTGCAACAAGCCATCGTAGGCCGTATGCGTGAAAGGGGCTCCGTTGGTATGGATGCCGCCCGGAAGTCAAGTGACGTCATCGATGACGTGGGTAGCAGTGACGACGACATCTCGCATAGCGAAC TTTGTTGGAGCGAGGGGGAAAGTACCGACTGTGAAAGTCAAGCtggtgacatcacaatgcatGG GTCAACGAGAGGTCATCGGTTTACAAGGAGGGACGGGGGATCCCCTGCCCCGAGAAGAGTAGCGTCACTAGGATCACCTAAGAGGATCAAAGTCCGGAAGTTGAGGAGAACACCACGGAAGTCTTCCATGAGGAAGAG GGAACAAAAGTTGACGATTCTGATCAAGAAAGTTTCAATCCTGGCATCGATATGTGTTGCGTCCGATGTCACAGCAACCATACTGCAGATCATGATATCTCTACCGGAGTTggtttatttctttatatttgaCGTCAATTTGTTGATCAACACCGTTTGTGTGTTGTTGTCATTCAAACAATGGAGAAAAATATTCTTTCCAAG ATTCACCCCACCGACCCCCCAACCCCATGACCCACCCAGCTCAGGGGGAAACACCACCAACACCCACCTACCCAACCACGACCCCCATGGTAGAAACCTCGATAATGTTTCGATCCGAAGTGGATTGTCGACGCACACAGagatgattgtgatgtcacggTCGGGAACGCCAGAGGTCCATGATGTCACAAGGgtttaa
- the LOC100181770 gene encoding UDP-xylose and UDP-N-acetylglucosamine transporter isoform X2 — protein sequence MAELWTMVAMVLVMVGCCSNVIFLEHLIRASSSSGNMIVFFQFLFIFLEGLVFHNKFGKTKRIIPMKNYLMMVAMHFTVNITNIMALDCDIPMPLHMIFKSGSLVANLLLGCIVMKQRYPPSKFVSVLFVSVGIFICTLATGMHQAQTSSMGTSPFTIILGVTLLTYALLMSARLGIYQERLFRQYGKQSREAMFYNHLIPLPLFIFVAPTIVTNIEILNASPPSPTTHLPILWQHMVMNIVTQYICIRCIFYLTTVTTSLTVTLLITLRKFVSIFISVVYFGNHFTSSHVIGAIFVFIGTILYSDISSWKRTGKSPNPVSTNGVHKLKSN from the exons ATGGCCGAACTATGGACAATG GTTGCCATGGTACTCGTCATGGTGGGTTGTTGCTCCAATGTTATTTTCCTCGAACATTTAATTCG CGCTTCATCCAGCAGCGGCAATATGATCgttttctttcaatttcttTTCATATTCCTGGAAGGACTGGTGTTTCATAACAAGTTTGGGAAAACTAAACGAATTATTCCGATGAA GAATTACCTCATGATGGTGGCGATGCATTTCACTGTCAACATCACAAATATTATGGCCCTCGATTGCGACATACCGATGCCTCTACATATGATATTTAAATCT GGTTCATTGGTTGCCAACTTATTATTAGGCTGTATTGTGATGAAACAAAGATATCCACCGTCAAAATTCGTGTCCGTTCTCTTCGTTTCTGTCGGGATATTTATCTGCACGCTCGCCACG GGGATGCACCAAGCACAAACAAGCAGCATGGGTACTTCCCCTTTTACGATAATCCTCGGTGTTACGTTACTAACGTACGCACTGCTGATGTCAGCACGACTCGGCATATACCAAGAGAGGTTGTTCCGACAATACGGGAAGCAATCTCGTGAAGCGATGTTTTATAAc CACCTGATACCCCTTCCGCTGTTCATCTTCGTTGCCCCGACGATCGTAACCAACATAGAAATCCTCAACGCCTCCCCCCCATCACCCACCACTCACCTACCAATATTATGGCAGCACATGGTTATGAACATCGTCACGCAATATATTTGTATCCGATGCATCTTCTACCTCACAACAGTCACAACATCACTGACGGTAACACTCCTCATAACTTTGCGGAAGTTCGTTTCCATCTTTATCTCCGTCGTTTACTTCGGAAACCACTTCACATCCTCGCACGTCATCGGTGCGATCTTTGTCTTCATCGGAACGATTCTTTACTCAGACATTTCGAGCTGGAAACGAACCGGGAAATCCCCAAACCCGGTATCGACCAACGGCGTACACAAACtgaaatcaaattaa
- the LOC100181770 gene encoding UDP-xylose and UDP-N-acetylglucosamine transporter isoform X1 has protein sequence MAELWTMVAMVLVMVGCCSNVIFLEHLIRASSSSGNMIVFFQFLFIFLEGLVFHNKFGKTKRIIPMKNYLMMVAMHFTVNITNIMALDCDIPMPLHMIFKSGSLVANLLLGCIVMKQRYPPSKFVSVLFVSVGIFICTLATGMHQAQTSSMGTSPFTIILGVTLLTYALLMSARLGIYQERLFRQYGKQSREAMFYNHLIPLPLFIFVAPTIVTNIEILNASPPSPTTHLPILWQHMVMNIVTQYICIRCIFYLTTVTTSLTVTLLITLRKFVSIFISVVYFGNHFTSSHVIGAIFVFIGTILYSDISSWKRTGKSPNPVSTNGVHKLKSN, from the exons ATGGCCGAACTATGGACAATGGTTGCCATGGTACTCGTCATGGTGGGTTGTTGCTCCAATGTTATTTTCCTCGAACATTTAATTCG CGCTTCATCCAGCAGCGGCAATATGATCgttttctttcaatttcttTTCATATTCCTGGAAGGACTGGTGTTTCATAACAAGTTTGGGAAAACTAAACGAATTATTCCGATGAA GAATTACCTCATGATGGTGGCGATGCATTTCACTGTCAACATCACAAATATTATGGCCCTCGATTGCGACATACCGATGCCTCTACATATGATATTTAAATCT GGTTCATTGGTTGCCAACTTATTATTAGGCTGTATTGTGATGAAACAAAGATATCCACCGTCAAAATTCGTGTCCGTTCTCTTCGTTTCTGTCGGGATATTTATCTGCACGCTCGCCACG GGGATGCACCAAGCACAAACAAGCAGCATGGGTACTTCCCCTTTTACGATAATCCTCGGTGTTACGTTACTAACGTACGCACTGCTGATGTCAGCACGACTCGGCATATACCAAGAGAGGTTGTTCCGACAATACGGGAAGCAATCTCGTGAAGCGATGTTTTATAAc CACCTGATACCCCTTCCGCTGTTCATCTTCGTTGCCCCGACGATCGTAACCAACATAGAAATCCTCAACGCCTCCCCCCCATCACCCACCACTCACCTACCAATATTATGGCAGCACATGGTTATGAACATCGTCACGCAATATATTTGTATCCGATGCATCTTCTACCTCACAACAGTCACAACATCACTGACGGTAACACTCCTCATAACTTTGCGGAAGTTCGTTTCCATCTTTATCTCCGTCGTTTACTTCGGAAACCACTTCACATCCTCGCACGTCATCGGTGCGATCTTTGTCTTCATCGGAACGATTCTTTACTCAGACATTTCGAGCTGGAAACGAACCGGGAAATCCCCAAACCCGGTATCGACCAACGGCGTACACAAACtgaaatcaaattaa